In Deinococcus maricopensis DSM 21211, one genomic interval encodes:
- a CDS encoding SDR family oxidoreductase: protein MTSGLPEWLSLTGKRALVTGGSRGIGFAAARALRDLGADVTIAARDEATLERAAEALGARAVRADVGSEAGVRALLAAAGDVDVLVSNAGGPPTALPSRVSEDAWRAGFELTFMSSVRLSRGVLGGMRARGWGRIITVTSLTVTRPAVGLPVSNAMRAAVTNDARSLALEVARDGVTVNTVAPGYTATERLQEVFASPEQEADVLRRIPAARFGAPDEVAAAVAFLASPAAAYITGQELLVDGGWGI, encoded by the coding sequence ATGACGAGTGGACTGCCGGAGTGGCTGAGCTTAACGGGGAAACGCGCGCTCGTGACGGGCGGCAGCCGCGGGATCGGCTTCGCGGCGGCGCGCGCCCTGCGGGACCTGGGCGCGGACGTGACGATCGCCGCGCGGGACGAGGCGACGCTGGAGCGCGCAGCGGAGGCGCTGGGGGCGCGCGCGGTCCGCGCGGACGTGGGCAGCGAGGCGGGCGTGCGGGCGCTGCTGGCCGCGGCGGGCGACGTGGACGTCCTCGTGAGCAACGCGGGCGGGCCGCCCACGGCCCTGCCGAGTCGCGTGTCGGAGGACGCGTGGCGCGCGGGGTTCGAACTGACGTTCATGAGCAGTGTCCGCTTGTCGCGCGGCGTGCTGGGCGGCATGCGGGCGCGCGGGTGGGGGCGGATCATCACGGTGACGAGCCTGACCGTCACGCGCCCGGCGGTGGGCCTGCCGGTGAGCAACGCCATGCGCGCCGCTGTCACGAACGACGCGCGGTCCCTGGCGCTGGAGGTCGCGCGTGACGGCGTGACCGTGAACACCGTCGCGCCCGGGTACACCGCGACAGAGCGGCTGCAGGAGGTGTTCGCGTCGCCGGAGCAGGAGGCGGACGTGCTGCGCCGCATTCCCGCCGCGCGGTTCGGCGCGCCGGATGAGGTGGCGGCGGCCGTGGCGTTTCTGGCGTCCCCGGCGGCGGCGTACATCACCGGGCAGGAGCTGCTGGTGGATGGCGGCTGGGGCATCTGA
- the dgt gene encoding dGTP triphosphohydrolase: MTRAARWARLLTTERLGAPGEARDPERSPFEQDTGRVTFSSAFRRLQDKTQVFPLSKSDTTRTRLTHSLEVASIGRSLGERAGRLLSAETLLPEGVSAQDVGAVVSAACLAHDVGNPPFGHSGEDAIRTWAARFLNAHPGLDLTLAEREDFLRFEGNAQTFRIYARTQARERDGGLRLTLPTLGTLVKYPCPSTSCGPDAGHAYAKWGYVQADAPLAARVFAGLGLTRQSGERERYVRHPLVYLMEAADDICYAVADLEDAYRLGLIGLRELLDVYANAADLGGHAWEEGAGEDHAAFPANRAARAKNRVIARLVDDTFDAFRAHLPEIEAGTFTSDLIHSIPEYAARYAPLKALARERGYESTRVLQIELAGYRALGGLLDALADAFVTRPDGHDSRKLQQLVPEEFYVLSPTPYHEVLARRARGRLLEHLSTYERLLTLTDYVSGMTDRYALETYQYLTGIKLP; encoded by the coding sequence ATGACGCGTGCGGCGCGCTGGGCGCGGCTGCTCACGACGGAGCGGCTCGGCGCGCCCGGGGAGGCGCGCGACCCGGAGCGCAGCCCGTTCGAGCAGGACACGGGCCGCGTGACGTTCAGCAGCGCGTTCCGGCGCCTGCAGGACAAGACGCAGGTGTTCCCGCTCAGCAAGAGCGACACGACGCGCACGCGCCTCACGCACAGCCTGGAGGTCGCGTCCATCGGGCGGTCGCTGGGGGAGCGGGCGGGACGCCTGTTGAGCGCCGAGACGCTGCTGCCGGAGGGCGTGAGCGCGCAGGATGTCGGCGCGGTCGTGAGCGCCGCGTGCCTCGCGCACGACGTCGGGAACCCGCCGTTCGGGCACAGCGGCGAGGACGCGATCCGCACGTGGGCGGCGCGGTTCCTGAACGCGCACCCGGGCCTGGACCTGACGCTGGCGGAACGCGAGGATTTCCTGCGGTTCGAGGGGAACGCGCAGACGTTCCGCATCTACGCGCGCACGCAGGCGCGCGAGCGTGACGGGGGCCTGCGCCTGACGCTGCCGACGCTCGGCACGCTCGTGAAGTACCCGTGCCCGAGCACGTCCTGCGGGCCGGACGCGGGGCACGCGTACGCGAAGTGGGGGTACGTGCAGGCGGACGCGCCCCTCGCGGCGCGGGTGTTCGCGGGGCTGGGCCTCACGCGGCAGTCGGGCGAGCGGGAGCGGTACGTGCGGCACCCGCTGGTGTACCTGATGGAGGCCGCGGACGACATCTGCTACGCCGTCGCGGACCTGGAGGACGCGTACCGGCTGGGCCTGATCGGGCTGCGGGAACTGCTGGACGTGTACGCGAACGCCGCGGACCTCGGCGGGCACGCGTGGGAGGAAGGCGCGGGCGAGGACCACGCGGCGTTCCCGGCGAACCGCGCGGCACGCGCGAAGAACCGCGTGATCGCGCGCCTCGTGGATGACACGTTCGACGCGTTCCGCGCGCACCTGCCGGAGATCGAGGCGGGGACGTTCACGAGTGACCTGATTCACAGCATTCCGGAGTACGCCGCGCGGTACGCGCCCCTCAAGGCGCTCGCGCGTGAGCGTGGGTACGAGAGCACGAGGGTGCTGCAGATCGAGCTGGCCGGGTACCGCGCGCTCGGGGGCCTGCTGGACGCCCTCGCGGACGCGTTCGTGACGCGCCCGGACGGGCACGACAGCCGCAAGCTGCAGCAGCTGGTGCCGGAGGAGTTCTATGTCCTCTCCCCCACCCCGTACCACGAGGTGCTCGCGCGGCGCGCACGCGGGCGGCTCTTGGAGCACCTGAGCACGTACGAGCGCCTGCTGACCCTCACGGATTACGTGAGCGGCATGACGGACCGGTACGCGCTCGAAACGTACCAGTACCTCACGGGCATCAAACTGCCCTGA
- a CDS encoding flotillin family protein, giving the protein MNDILVLAGIILIGIILMLVLIQNLLIVVPPNKVLVISGRARKTPEGDTVGYRVIRGGRAFRIPVLEKVAWLDLTTIPLDLSVENAYSKGGIPLKIHAVANVKINAEEPYLSNAIERFLEVPREAITSITRDTLEGNLRGVIATLTPEEINEDRLRFAEALIEEAEHDMSNLGIKLDTLKIQNVSDGSGYLESIGRRKTADVLKEARVAEAERNAEATQAEAQALQRSQVAQAISQQAILEEQNKLEVRRTELGAVQLARQNEAAVESELARVRATQAFEQERAQLEAALRQRQAQSAREARVIEAQQNAEAAEVEAQAQQRAQIAQTTSQQAILERQNELRVRTAELNAIAAAKENESKVAAERARVVAEQQLEQERIVLNQKKYEADVIAPARAQREARLLEAQAAAAPIIEEGRAKAEAVRLLVEAFRNAGPEGERAFILNMLPGIVSEFAQSVRDMSIDKVTVIDSGNGQATRSAISTLPMNIVSLVEQVETSTGVNLLSLLQNRPASEPSAAND; this is encoded by the coding sequence GTGAACGACATTCTCGTGCTGGCCGGCATCATCCTGATCGGCATCATCCTGATGCTGGTCCTCATCCAGAACCTCCTGATCGTCGTGCCGCCCAACAAGGTGCTGGTCATCTCTGGCCGCGCGCGCAAGACGCCCGAGGGCGACACCGTCGGGTACCGCGTGATCCGCGGGGGCCGCGCGTTCCGCATTCCCGTGCTGGAGAAGGTCGCGTGGCTGGACCTCACGACCATCCCGCTCGACCTGAGCGTCGAGAACGCGTACAGCAAAGGCGGCATCCCCCTCAAAATTCACGCCGTCGCGAACGTGAAGATCAACGCCGAGGAGCCGTACCTCAGCAACGCCATCGAGCGGTTCCTGGAAGTGCCGCGCGAGGCGATCACCAGCATCACCCGCGACACGCTCGAAGGGAACCTGCGCGGCGTCATCGCCACGCTCACGCCCGAGGAGATCAACGAGGACCGCCTGCGGTTCGCCGAAGCGCTCATCGAGGAAGCCGAGCATGACATGAGCAACCTCGGCATCAAACTCGACACGCTCAAAATCCAGAACGTCAGCGACGGCAGCGGCTACCTCGAAAGCATCGGGCGCCGCAAAACCGCCGACGTCCTCAAGGAAGCGCGCGTCGCCGAAGCCGAACGCAACGCCGAAGCGACGCAGGCCGAAGCGCAAGCCCTGCAGCGCTCCCAGGTTGCGCAGGCTATCAGCCAGCAGGCGATCCTCGAGGAGCAGAACAAGCTTGAGGTGCGCCGCACCGAACTCGGCGCTGTGCAGCTCGCCCGCCAGAACGAAGCGGCGGTGGAAAGCGAACTGGCGCGCGTGCGCGCCACGCAGGCGTTCGAGCAGGAACGCGCGCAGCTCGAAGCGGCGCTGCGGCAGCGCCAGGCGCAGAGCGCCCGCGAAGCGCGCGTGATCGAGGCGCAGCAGAACGCCGAAGCCGCTGAAGTGGAAGCGCAGGCGCAGCAGCGCGCGCAGATCGCGCAGACGACGTCGCAGCAGGCCATCCTGGAACGCCAGAACGAACTGCGGGTCCGCACCGCCGAACTGAACGCCATTGCCGCTGCGAAGGAGAACGAATCGAAAGTCGCGGCGGAACGCGCGCGCGTCGTCGCGGAGCAGCAGCTGGAGCAGGAACGCATCGTCCTGAACCAGAAGAAGTACGAGGCGGACGTGATCGCCCCGGCGCGCGCGCAACGCGAGGCACGCCTGCTGGAAGCGCAGGCGGCCGCGGCGCCCATCATCGAGGAGGGCCGCGCGAAGGCCGAAGCGGTCCGCCTGCTCGTCGAGGCGTTCCGCAACGCCGGTCCGGAAGGAGAACGCGCGTTCATCCTGAACATGCTGCCCGGCATCGTCAGCGAGTTCGCGCAGAGCGTGCGCGACATGAGCATCGACAAGGTCACCGTGATTGACAGCGGCAACGGGCAGGCGACGCGCAGCGCCATCAGCACGTTGCCGATGAACATCGTGTCGCTGGTGGAGCAGGTGGAGACCTCCACCGGCGTGAACCTCCTGTCCCTGCTGCAGAACCGCCCCGCGAGCGAGCCGAGCGCCGCGAACGACTGA
- the pdxH gene encoding pyridoxamine 5'-phosphate oxidase — MTDLTSLRLTYARGELRRADLHADPVQQFTRWLDEALRADLPEPYAMTLATADAQGRPSARTVLLRGADARGFTFYSNYDSHKGHDLNGNPHAELLFYWPQLERQVRVRGAVTRVPDEESDAYFHARPRESQLAAHASTPQSGVIQDRAALEAKFAALHAQYPEGTEVPRPAFWGGYRIVPDAFEFWQGRPNRMHDRFRYARTPGGWSADRLMP, encoded by the coding sequence ATGACGGACCTCACTTCCCTGCGACTCACGTACGCGCGCGGCGAGTTGCGCCGCGCGGACCTGCACGCCGACCCGGTGCAGCAGTTCACGCGCTGGCTGGACGAGGCGCTGCGCGCCGACCTGCCCGAGCCATACGCCATGACGCTCGCCACTGCCGACGCTCAGGGCCGCCCCAGCGCCCGCACTGTCCTGCTGCGCGGCGCGGACGCACGCGGGTTCACGTTCTACAGCAACTACGACAGCCACAAGGGCCACGACCTGAACGGCAACCCGCACGCGGAGCTGCTGTTCTACTGGCCGCAGCTGGAACGGCAGGTGCGCGTGCGCGGCGCGGTGACCCGCGTGCCGGACGAGGAGAGTGACGCGTACTTCCACGCGCGCCCGCGCGAGAGCCAGCTGGCCGCACACGCCAGCACCCCACAAAGCGGCGTGATTCAGGACCGAGCGGCCCTCGAAGCGAAGTTCGCGGCCTTGCACGCGCAGTACCCGGAAGGCACCGAAGTGCCTCGCCCGGCGTTCTGGGGTGGGTACCGCATCGTCCCGGACGCGTTCGAGTTCTGGCAGGGCCGCCCGAACCGCATGCATGACCGCTTCCGGTACGCCCGCACGCCCGGCGGCTGGAGCGCCGACCGGCTGATGCCGTAA
- a CDS encoding OsmC family protein, which translates to MKKRLTVHHLGDQRYVGFNETGQQLLIDNSDVKVGVSPMEALLGAVATCTAYDIVEIMKKRKTPLSTYRIEIEGDRAEEHPKRYTHIIVRHIAGGAGVTRDALEKAAHLSHEKYCSAAASVNAEITLQVELVETA; encoded by the coding sequence ATGAAGAAGCGCCTCACCGTCCACCACCTCGGCGACCAACGCTACGTCGGCTTCAACGAAACCGGCCAGCAGCTCCTCATCGACAACAGCGACGTCAAGGTCGGCGTGAGCCCCATGGAGGCCCTGCTGGGCGCGGTCGCCACCTGCACGGCGTACGACATCGTCGAGATCATGAAGAAGCGCAAGACGCCCCTCAGCACCTACCGCATCGAAATCGAAGGGGACCGCGCCGAGGAGCACCCGAAACGCTACACGCACATCATCGTCCGCCACATCGCGGGCGGCGCGGGCGTGACCCGCGACGCGCTCGAGAAGGCCGCGCACCTCAGCCACGAGAAGTACTGCTCCGCTGCTGCCAGCGTCAACGCCGAGATCACCCTACAGGTCGAACTCGTCGAAACCGCCTGA
- a CDS encoding pyroglutamyl-peptidase I (catalyzes the removal of 5-oxoproline from various penultimate amino acid residues except L-proline) — translation MRLLLTGFEAFGGDRVNPTEAVVAALHGQVVAGAQVIGAVLPVDAARAPGAVRALLDEHQPDAVLLTGVARGRAQLALERVAVNVQDAALPDNAGRRLSGEPVVPGAPDAYLSTLPLPDVLAAWRAHGLPGYVSNTAGLYLCNAAMFAARHHLGERVPCGFLHVPANEWMALDARPGEVLAYLPQAEIERGVRVALAAVAAGVRAPA, via the coding sequence ATGCGTTTGCTCCTGACTGGCTTTGAGGCATTCGGCGGGGACCGCGTGAACCCGACCGAAGCGGTGGTGGCGGCCCTGCACGGCCAGGTCGTGGCGGGCGCGCAGGTGATCGGCGCGGTCCTGCCCGTGGACGCCGCGCGCGCGCCCGGGGCAGTACGGGCACTGCTGGACGAGCACCAACCGGACGCGGTGCTGTTGACGGGCGTGGCGCGCGGGCGCGCGCAGCTGGCGCTGGAGCGCGTGGCCGTGAACGTGCAGGACGCGGCCCTGCCGGACAACGCCGGGCGTCGCCTGTCCGGGGAGCCGGTCGTGCCGGGCGCGCCGGACGCGTACCTCAGCACCCTGCCGCTGCCGGACGTGCTGGCGGCGTGGCGCGCGCACGGCCTTCCCGGGTACGTGAGCAACACGGCCGGGCTGTACCTGTGCAACGCGGCGATGTTCGCGGCGCGGCACCACCTGGGGGAGCGCGTGCCGTGCGGGTTCCTGCACGTGCCCGCGAACGAGTGGATGGCGCTGGACGCGCGGCCCGGCGAGGTCCTCGCGTACCTGCCGCAGGCGGAGATCGAGCGGGGCGTGCGCGTGGCGCTGGCGGCGGTCGCGGCGGGCGTGCGCGCGCCCGCATGA
- a CDS encoding DNA-formamidopyrimidine glycosylase: MPELPEVETTRRKLEPLLLGRTIVRIEHDAPDKYRDTHRAHGRVVRDLTRRGKYILARLQDPDGHEDDAELIVHLGMTGGFRYEPGPHTRVTLHTDEGAIYYQDARKFGKWAVVDPGAYASMPTLAGMGPEPLGDDFAVDAFVRAAATCGPVKPWLLSQVPVAGVGNIYADESLWRARIHPAQRRLTLDEATRLHAAIREVMAEAVQAGGSTLSDGTYAQPDGLSGLFQQQHNAYARDGEPCARCGTTITKSVLAQRGTHHCPACQVRRD; this comes from the coding sequence GTGCCTGAACTGCCCGAAGTGGAAACCACGCGCCGCAAGCTCGAACCGCTCCTGCTCGGGCGCACCATCGTCCGCATCGAACACGACGCGCCCGACAAGTACCGTGACACGCACCGTGCGCACGGCCGCGTCGTCCGTGACCTCACGCGGCGCGGCAAGTACATCCTCGCGCGCCTCCAGGACCCCGACGGGCACGAGGACGACGCCGAGCTCATCGTGCACCTCGGCATGACCGGCGGGTTCCGGTACGAGCCGGGCCCGCACACGCGCGTGACCCTGCACACCGACGAGGGCGCCATCTACTACCAAGACGCCCGCAAGTTCGGGAAGTGGGCAGTCGTGGACCCCGGCGCGTACGCGAGCATGCCGACCCTCGCCGGCATGGGACCCGAGCCGCTCGGCGACGACTTCGCGGTGGACGCGTTCGTGCGGGCCGCCGCGACGTGCGGCCCCGTGAAGCCCTGGCTGCTGTCGCAGGTGCCCGTGGCGGGCGTGGGGAACATCTACGCGGACGAGAGCCTGTGGCGCGCGCGCATCCACCCGGCGCAGCGCCGACTCACGCTGGACGAGGCGACGCGCCTGCACGCCGCCATCCGCGAAGTCATGGCCGAGGCGGTGCAGGCGGGCGGCAGCACCCTCAGCGACGGCACGTACGCGCAGCCGGACGGCCTGTCCGGGCTGTTCCAGCAGCAGCATAACGCGTACGCCCGCGACGGCGAACCGTGCGCGCGGTGCGGGACCACCATCACGAAAAGCGTCCTGGCGCAGCGCGGGACGCACCACTGCCCGGCGTGCCAGGTGCGCCGCGACTGA
- a CDS encoding GNAT family N-acetyltransferase encodes MTPLTARPAAEFDSATLANALNAAFAAYVVPITFTAQTLDARLRPEHLDPHASQLFFDGRELVGAAMVARRGWTARLAAMGVAQTARGRGVGRAMLTHLIADARARRDRAFTLEVIEHNAPAVRLYERAGFHTTGRLVGYTRPAADAPPRAPLVEVDPLHVARLVTRHADTELPWMLAGETLSGFTAPARGVTVDGSAHALITPYPQVTVLHALITPPEQRRRGHARTLLNALQAHHGHLPLRIIPVVPEDLAAPFAARAGFVRDDLTQLHMTLPLTP; translated from the coding sequence ATGACGCCCCTCACTGCGCGCCCGGCTGCCGAGTTCGACAGCGCCACCCTCGCGAACGCCCTGAACGCCGCGTTCGCCGCGTACGTCGTGCCCATCACGTTCACCGCGCAGACCCTCGACGCGCGCCTCCGCCCGGAACACCTCGACCCGCACGCCAGCCAGCTGTTCTTCGACGGCCGCGAACTGGTCGGCGCCGCCATGGTCGCCCGGCGAGGCTGGACGGCGCGCCTCGCCGCGATGGGCGTCGCGCAGACCGCGCGCGGACGCGGCGTCGGCCGCGCCATGCTCACGCACCTGATCGCCGACGCGCGCGCCCGCCGGGACCGAGCGTTCACGCTCGAAGTCATCGAGCACAACGCGCCCGCCGTGCGCCTCTACGAACGCGCCGGCTTCCACACCACCGGCCGCCTCGTCGGGTACACCCGCCCCGCCGCGGACGCCCCCCCACGCGCGCCCCTCGTCGAGGTCGACCCGCTGCACGTCGCCCGCCTCGTCACGCGCCACGCCGACACCGAACTCCCCTGGATGCTCGCTGGCGAAACCCTCTCGGGGTTCACGGCCCCCGCACGGGGCGTCACCGTGGACGGCTCGGCCCACGCCCTCATCACGCCGTACCCGCAGGTCACGGTCCTGCACGCGCTCATCACCCCCCCGGAACAGCGCCGGCGTGGGCACGCGCGCACGCTCCTGAACGCCCTCCAGGCGCACCACGGGCACCTGCCGCTCCGCATCATCCCCGTCGTGCCCGAGGACCTCGCCGCGCCGTTCGCGGCCCGCGCCGGGTTCGTCCGCGACGACCTCACGCAACTCCACATGACCCTGCCCCTCACCCCGTAA